gcacATGTTTgtacatgatttttataataaatatatgatctaaAGTCTAAACCTttaggtattgaaaaaaaaatagttcattTTCAGATTAACTAAGTAGTCCAAATGAAAAGTTCTGTCTGTAAAACTTttatacaatcatttaaaagtttaaaatgtattttataccgaatttattttagaatttatatctttaatattaaaaataaatataatttagtgtaCTATTTAGAAATGTTGgggcatttttaagtttttttagaacattatgATAATCAACCCAGAAAAAGACAAGGAGGGTCAACTGCCCCCCCCCTCCTGCGGACGCCCTTGCCCTGAGTAAGGAACCTTACTTTCTCACCTAAAGCACTAGATCCAGCACTGCTATTGTACATTTAGTTAAATCGAATCACATTCgtcaataatttgttattattacagcGGATTGTAAACGATTTTAATCGCCACGATTattaattggtttttgaatCCTGTAGGAGTTACAAAAAGATTTGATCGGAAAACTGGGTGAGTTTCATTACTACATAGTTGATTTGTGTTTGGAACAAAATATCCAAGAAGCATTCGCATGGGTAAAGAGCACATTGAAGTCGGTCGACGTATTAGTAAACAATGCTGGAGTTTGGAGAAATAGTGACGCTTTAGGtaagtagccagtaggtaatagtaaaataaattactttaataacaataatatcataaaatataccgaGCAATATAGGATGACAATGGGGTGGTACCTTCAAAACTAATCTTACTTTATTAAACACAGCTGTAAATtcctaaattaaatatatcttaaaaaaCCATATCTAACTCCAACTAACAtgatatacacaatatttaacAACTGCATAGAAATCATTTACttttattactatacaaatataagcATCTTATTAGAAAAACAGCACATAATATTGGTACCAGATTAAAAGAAAAGACTAATGTAAATACTCTCATATGTAAGAAACTTTTTGGTATGATGTCACCTTTAAATACCGGTATAAATTTACTccgtagtaaaaatattaatattgactcgttccaaacttttattaaatttaaaaatttagattaaCTAGTTTAAAATGTTAGTTCATAGTATTTAGTTAATCTGTTATTCATTATAtctctttttattattagttattacattgtaTTGTTAATAAGACTCATTCAACCTAAAACAAGGTTACAAGGTTGggtcagaaaaaatattatatttaaaatttaaattgtatcttGTGTTTCtgaaataaagttattattattatttttattaaattaatataaacatgaaCATAGACCATCTACGTTCAGATTCTTTTTTCGTacacaatgatatcatatttaaatttaaatttaacacatccattgcaGAACCCGCATGACACCTAATGTCCAACAGAACGCATACATAGCTACCAACTTgccaacctttttttaaattgtatgtctGTGTTTACTTTTTATAGTAGTAGTatgatactaaaaaaaaattttgatctGAAACTATGAGGGTGGTTTCTGGTGGGTAGCAATTTGGATGTAGTTGGAACTCTTGAGAAGTCAAATTAAAACGATTTActagtatttaaataatcagGAACAAAAACGAGATTTTTTTACGCATAACCAGTTTTccataaaatctattttgtttttttatgtaattccAAAATGAATAACTTACTACTAACttgtattattcaaaaaatattgatattagaattttctagaCATGATATAATTCATAAGTCGTTCTTACCCcaattaagaaatataaaaataaagtcacaatatttttatgagcatttaaactgtaaagtttaaatgtttaatagatTCTTCAAAATCACGAACGCttgcaaataattttatcatagaaaaatcataaattttaattttaatacttaaaattttaaatttgaataggtACAATAGATTCTTTATGGGTTTTtcttactaaaattaaaaaaaggaagatcaatttaaattaattttttatgacgtttgaagttaaaatgttgacgacATTCGATATTCAAAcggataaaaacaatttatcatCTAATgattttcgttattttattattattcaaaaaacattAGCTGCCTATTGAAACTTGAAAAATTTCAGTATTACTTACtatcgttttaaattaaaatgaaattattgaattatttatactaattttaagctatttattatgatttaaatttattaaataaattttttcaagtgttgataacattttatgGTTACGTGAAAGAACTTGAAAATCTAATGCCAAAACCCACGTACGTTTTTCTTctagcatttaaaaaatattaaaactatatgggTAATTTTGGTTTTCATGTgtttgatacaaaaaaaaaaaaaatacgaaattcGTAGAActgaaaatttgcaaaatatttatagatacatttctaaaatgttaaccattaaataatgttatagttactatattattatattctacaacTTTGCAAGTTGATTttgttttcaacaattttatgcaatttatgtatttatgttatgtacctataggatatattattttaaaaactaatgctTGTGTATATTTTACAGTCAATCTGTTTTGTTTCTATCTTTATACATTTCCAAatcaataactaaataaaataacatacattgCAAAGTTATGTTTGCGTAAATACTAACAGATCGCTGGTGTCAATGCCGACTGTCTGCAGAAGTAATTTATCAGTTGTTGCTACAATTTATTCATGATATTACGTTTTATACTTATCAGGAAACCCACAAGACTGGAAATTGATGTTTGACACCAACGTGTTAGGACCGAGCATTTGCAGTAAAGAAGCCGTGAATATCATGAAGGAGCTGAAAATCAACGgtcacataataaatataaataggtaaaaaacttctacctttttaattaattttacaatgtgtgtgtgtttttattttgtgtttctcATCACCTTTTGAAACAgtaataatgcttcaattttctactatagtattttttttgacatgaaagtgaatctagttggtactagcTAGTCTAGTTGGGGTCAAGAGTAAAAAATCCCCAGTAGTTATCAAAAGAcacagtataaataaaaaattcagaaATTGCAATTCCGGTTAGTTaactaaatcgattttgatttttttgtagtaactaataaaatcaataatcttATTGGATACTTTTGGAAACgaatttttactaaatgtttacACGACCATTTTCCagacacaataacattttaaaaatatttcgactgTTTTTGAGGCATGaataattttcgattttttagttttttttaaattcatatcaataaatattttttactcggtcaaaaattttaacatttaacactAGATTCCTGATCAGTTAATATTAGAGTAACTAGAAAAAAatttgagcgtaaatccactacatttttatgaacgtctggagttagaattttgacaaaattcgtcaaaatcgtGAAATTTtgcaaattcattttttagatagaaattcataaaattttaaaattgaatacaagatttcgcataagtttatctaccgcAAGCAAGAAAAAAAGTTTACGgaaagtaaatttaaatgttttataagcgtttgaagttcatatatttttagttttttagtctTTAGTTGGATTAGTTAATTTTGTACcagtaagaatataaatttataataatataatatattatttttttttaaatttttttttattatggttaAGGCTTTaactactaggtcattagcctgcgGTACTGTTgatttgtttacacgtgtgtgtttgttttggcagaatttttaatttgggcacttgttctccggacaccatgactagcccaaagaaaaatgccacccgcgaccGAGGTATCAAACTggggtcggccactccgtcccccaatatattattataacctgcaATCGTttcgatatttataattattattatatacacgattagtaattacctattacctacataattattgtaaatttaattaacttacagtataatatattaaaacgacGCTCCATATCAATTATCACTAgtccacaataattattaaatatctaaatggtatatgtataataataataatttcatgattaacatgattttttttttttttgtttttcgggGTTGTGGAAATTTTTCGTCTTTAGCATAATTATGTTACAAATTGTTCGGCGTTGTACACTCCGTAAATAAATTTcacttcaatattaattatacgtgGACATGATTTGATTTTATGAGCATCTTAAGACAAGATTCATTAAAAtcacgaacatttgcaaattatgttgtagttaaaaatatattaaatgttcaatttgtaaggattgaaaatttacatCAAGGTTCCtcctatgtatttaatattttaattaataaatctaaaaatgatacgaacacagttttttttagtgatagtttaaagttatattgttataagttcaaattttgacgacattaaatatttaaacggagaataacaattttagttattttgttgtatttagtttaaaaatattattattgaatatttaaaactttcaaagtaggtatattaatatgataatagcaatagtatcataaaataaacttatagtaatatatagtatatagttatagttatatataggcCGTCTTCTTATTCAGTTACAACTATTATTTCTGATTTCTTATATCGAAACAAAGAAAGGGTAAAGcctttagtataataaattaaataattaaatattatggatATTGAATGGATTAGGTACAAACAATTTCCTCGCATCACCAATAGGTCACATCTTCGTTTGTGGTCTACAAAATCAGAAAGTTTGAGATGAATAAAATGTCTGAGACAACATCGGTGTTTAACCTCTATTATGTTagatgcaataataattgatttttacaatattcagGTGTAGTAAATTGACAAATTAAACCAACCATTTTGATCTTTTACttgatatatttaacattttattttattacaatttaattatccAACATACATTTAGTCAATAGGAAGTGTCACTACTGGGTGGCTTCTTTCAACAATCTCCGTGTTCACGTAATATTTTTAGCCCATATTCTTATTGTGCCCCCAgggtacagattgtatatttcatataaaaataaaaataataaaaaaaatgcattataaaagttaataaaattaacttagaAACTTTCAATAGTCTATGAATAATTAGATGATTATTTTCTTATGGTAAAAAATTAGGttttatataagttaattaaaatgtgtaaaatattaaaaagagaaaacgaatcacatttttattttcttatttagaaGCAGaatatgtgtacataatataagaaatatatttctatgtacaaaaatattttttttaatgaaaagttaaataattaggtaatatttaaaagtttagatGAATGGAGTAGTATAGCACAAGCGTATCcagtaaattagtaaaaagTTGGTCCACTACTCCTGTCCACTTCAGTCTCCTagacttaaaatacttatgaggctataactaattataactacctactcagctcaaaattatatttgtatatatttaattaattattctttaaacaTATTCTGCTGTATATATGTcgacatttaaaaaagtaaaaactcgCAAAATgtctaatgtaaaaaatattagaaaaatagtatttttgaattacttcaaataattatgcataaaaaatcgaaaaatgtttGCTTGCGAGAAttgagttaattaattaattttcacacGTTCAGATgcaagattttcaaaaaaatgttatttaatttatgtattgatgatttatttgtttttttatataggatctaaaaaaaaaatgcctagctagatattcaaatttatattgtaattcatGTATTACAAAGTAATTATCTTCCAGTTCCTTCTCCAGGTTTATTAtagtttgattaaaattaaaataacgaatattcataaattatatctatatttattgaattataatttaacacattcattaaAGTGATTCACTCGacgcctactgtacagcaaagcggtacccacttgcctattttaataccaatttatgcataatatgtttaaatatttctatttacatattaatttatattttgtttcagtgATATTGGTCATTATCCACCAACGTTAATGGCAAACATGTCTGTCTATAGTGCGACCAAGTTTAGTAGCGTTTCAATAACTGAAAGCTTACGAGAACTGTTAGCCTTACATATGTTACCAATCAGAGTCACtgtaattagtttatttttgaatatacagagtgtaacaggaAGACGTGACAGACGAAATAACTTCTGTTCTaagcaatattaaatttttttttatatctaatttaataacgtattatgtaaaaaaattattttaattttttaatactttaaacaaatatttaaattcgattaaaatttttttggaacaattaaaaatagccaatttgtaagaACAtgtatctaagtcaagtagtttattttttagaatttttaaaatatcaatatttttttgagtaatttaatttagaacgtaatacctaactttttcaaaatttcttgacatgagtatatttcttaaactatttattagccctataattttcacaatctttgtcatacgtttaagtagcatcattttttttttttttttttaggtcttGTGATATAccctgtatagtataatttattttattgaataattaaaacacaatttaataatcTCTAGGTATAAAATCtagaaataattgtttgtaattttcaGAGTATTAGTCCGGGATTAGTAGATACCGAAATGGTTGAAGATGTGATGCCCGGTGCACCAATATTGAAACCTTCAAATATAGCTGATGcaattatatatgttttggCAGCTCCACAATACGTTAacgtacattttatttgaattataattaaaattataatactatgatcaaaaattaaaaaattgaaattcttTAAAACTTGTTGATAgctatgagttatgacttatgtctTACTGTCTTAGGTATTGACTTATAACGATTTCATGAAGTTTTCTGTGTAAAtgtttgtttcaataatttactaGTATTCTAGTTAGGAATCGGCTAccaaataagtatttaattctatttttttttttgcaggtTTCTGAAATTCTTATTCGGCCTACAAGTGAGACAATGTTACCGTTTATTAAGGACGCGTTtcaagaattaaatattaatttgtaatattatagacgaCGCGTATTCGCTAATCGATATATTTAACGTACCTATACGatgtgttgtaacttgtaatgtATATGgtgtatttttgataattttgaaatgtattaaatcaTTAAGTTTGTAGTCCTGTTTCGGTATCTtactaatacaataaataatatcaaggtaaattaaattgaaaaaaattgttttagcaaagctattatttgaaataaactatataagcTACCTtctttatacctattttaataataacatttgtaaataattctaaaattaattgttttgcaaATTGTTAGgccaatattatacaaactatgGGAGGGGGTTCACAAATAGTGTTTCATGACGTTGAAAAACTAAAACAGCAATCGCCACTGGGTGGATCTCCAACAATGTGAAACATTAGTTTATTCCATAGTTATTTTCTCTGAAATTTACAAGTTAATTCAATGAGAAAATACAGTTCTGgctaaaataagaaaatattaatttaagaatgCTTTAGCATTCCTTTATAATTACTCAGATACTCTACACACTTACaccaacaacatttttaatcaacataggtaggtacctaaattttaAGGgctaatacaatatacatcgtcaattatatgatatattttaaatgttgtacgaattaaaaaaacatatttactttatattgtaTTGCCGTTCAAAACATAGAACTAAGTAGGTAAGTAATTATTAGAATGTATGGCTATAATTTACTCAATTGTTCAAATAATAGCTAACACTTATTGTGAAGTAGGTGTATACAATagattgtattacatttttaagtcttaaaactaaaaactaaagaTTGTATAAAAAAGGTCACTTGTTGGATGGTTcaacttgtataaaatatatttaatgaatacaataGAATAGGCATTAcgtttcaatttaattttcgaATGCCTCACGATTGCTGTTTagctattatagtattgtatggccgttataataatttgtttatcttAATAACTCAAATCACAGGTATTTTccagtaataaaattaaataaaaaaaggtgggcaagtgggtgtcactctgccgTGCAgctgtacagaaggttacaagtggatcactgtaatggatggtgttaaatttaaattcaataatataatatcattgtataagtaaaacgattatgagcgaaaacggtcagcctatgatattttattgagtatatttgatgatattattgtgaataaagtaatttatatataacctatttacgttgaaccttgttataaattttcaatccttaactatgaaagttgaacattatatacattttgtcaaaatttgaactttaaatgcttctaaaaaaaaattgtgcttatgtatttttaatattttttaactgcaataattgtaacaatatatcaggaaacTTGCATTAGAATTTCAcgatttttaccaaacaaataaaactttattgatatttatagaaaaaactaaaaaaattgaaaactgacaatgctCCAAAagaacttaacctaacctagatAGCTAGATAGTAAAgactaaaatgaaaatttggtgAAAACGATGGAAACCCTCTCATagttgaatattgaagcattttttttacaataaatcgtgtatttatacacataaaaaaatataatatcgttttaattaattttatcgctccgttcagaatctaaaactattcgttaaacatttgatattcatatagccatatatcaaaatataagtattaatattcagactttttaaaatagtaatatatatttaattaacatttgtAAACAAAAGTGATTTTGTCTAAGACataaaggtaaataaataagaacCGTGTAAAACTTTAGCTTTGTATGCATCTTAAAATGCTTAACAAACTTGAGCTATAAGTGTccctaaaaataatgtttttatataagaaTTAACACCTGGTATCAATGATTTGCACGGTTAAAATAATCATCTTGTACAATTATTCCACCGCCATTCAAATGAATAAAACCACTCTTTTTAATAGAAGGACATTAATTTATAAGGAGATGACGATAAcccaaaataaaataggtaaagatttatgttttttattatacgtaCACAGTATACACACTACAGATAAATGTCAAAGAGCTGCGTCTTTCATTTTAACGATCCCTACATACACTTAATCCCGaatgagatattattatttttttttatgtactgtcatataatacaatatataataattataatgatgatgataataatgattataaatatcacATACAGAAGAgctatatattttgttcgttATTAATAACTGAAGTTAAAGAAACAAATGTTATTAGTAGGCATCATTCATTTGACAACTAGTACGATTATCGAGTAacatatctatatctataatatatatattatatttatatgaaatacttATGTGAGACACATTTCATTCATTACGGTTTCGTTTGGCCAATTCATTTTTACTACAGTATAATACAATGTAACATAAGAAAATcccacaaataattattttttatcgagCTTGTTTTGTCGTGTTTATTTTATGACGTaagtaaaatgtgtttttttacttAGAGTTTTgttcacattttatattatattttattaattaggaGAAAATATAGTACTTTTTCGTATATTGTATTCGTTTATCCTATAGAGATGGtcatatagtaattagtaagaatgtcataattatttaaaaaagttcaaaacTCAGATTTCTGTTTTTGagtgcaaataataatatgtattatagatattataggtattcaataatgtattatgtctGTTAGTTATTACCACATGtacttttgtatattatttacgtaaaaacataatatatatatattaatattatataggtatagaataACAATTGTTGAACATTTGGACAACATCAATAAGTGCGTTATAGGTAATCCatgtaaataaaaacgttttttatttttgactaggaacctattttataaaatgtgtgatttaaatctttattatcataaattcaataaacaGCTGGTTATTTATGAAGGTGCCTACTTACCTATTAGTATCGTtcttattttgtataggtacctagttattttcgagtaggtataaatatgttattattgttatattgtttagtacctattaaaaaaaatacatttaccaAATAATGATTGATTACTTTACGCGATATTTATACATTGATTTAGTGAAATTTAGTATATCGATTACTTTTTCTTTAGAGCCGCCAAAGCCTCCCCATGCGCTTAGTTGCGTTTTGATTACACTATTCCAGTTTATGGGGTGTAAATGCACGTTTAATTTGATCTTATTCGACATTTTATTGTTTCCAATTTGATTGCACAgcctaaatgtattttatttagtttattctgTCACgc
This genomic window from Metopolophium dirhodum isolate CAU chromosome 1, ASM1992520v1, whole genome shotgun sequence contains:
- the LOC132936249 gene encoding farnesol dehydrogenase-like, producing the protein MDKWIGKVAVVTGASSGIGAATCRQLVDRGMIVVGFARREDRLEELQKDLIGKLGEFHYYIVDLCLEQNIQEAFAWVKSTLKSVDVLVNNAGVWRNSDALGNPQDWKLMFDTNVLGPSICSKEAVNIMKELKINGHIININSDIGHYPPTLMANMSVYSATKFSSVSITESLRELLALHMLPIRVTSISPGLVDTEMVEDVMPGAPILKPSNIADAIIYVLAAPQYVNVSEILIRPTSETMLPFIKDAFQELNINL